One Nitrospira sp. DNA window includes the following coding sequences:
- a CDS encoding TIGR00730 family Rossman fold protein, producing the protein MGKASPEDSSSNDAILASSSYIPADRDVVFMQREELRPLRLGLELLKPEIIQSEQGIHSTIVVFGSARLQEPMAAELALLTAEREAAEHPDDPVRQRQVAVATRQRELSRYYDVAREFGRLVSSSCQTDGRCEYVIVTGGGPGIMEAANRGAADVQAKSIGLNITLPHEQQPNPYITPELCFQFRYFALRKMHFLIRAKALVAFPGGFGTLDELFETLTLTQTGKVTGVTVVLVGRAFWDRLINWEMLVEEGLISAKDRDLFHYAETAQEAWEIIATNQSAGPPS; encoded by the coding sequence ATGGGTAAGGCCTCTCCCGAGGATTCCTCCTCCAACGACGCGATTCTTGCTTCCTCCTCCTATATCCCTGCTGATCGCGATGTCGTGTTCATGCAGCGCGAAGAATTGCGCCCCCTGCGGCTTGGGCTGGAGCTGCTGAAGCCCGAGATCATCCAGTCAGAACAGGGAATTCACTCCACGATCGTGGTGTTCGGCAGTGCCAGGCTGCAGGAGCCCATGGCGGCTGAGCTGGCTCTCCTCACCGCAGAACGGGAAGCGGCTGAGCATCCGGACGATCCGGTCCGGCAGCGACAGGTGGCGGTGGCCACACGGCAGCGCGAGTTGTCCCGCTATTATGACGTGGCCCGGGAGTTTGGACGCCTAGTGTCCAGCTCGTGCCAAACTGATGGGCGCTGCGAGTATGTCATTGTGACCGGCGGCGGGCCTGGCATCATGGAGGCCGCCAATCGGGGAGCCGCCGACGTACAGGCCAAGTCCATTGGGCTCAACATCACCTTGCCGCACGAACAGCAACCGAATCCCTACATTACCCCGGAACTCTGTTTCCAATTCCGCTATTTCGCTCTCAGAAAAATGCATTTTCTCATTCGCGCCAAAGCCTTGGTGGCATTCCCCGGCGGTTTCGGCACATTGGACGAACTGTTTGAAACCCTCACGCTGACCCAAACGGGGAAAGTCACCGGCGTGACCGTAGTCTTGGTGGGACGCGCATTTTGGGATCGCTTGATCAATTGGGAGATGCTCGTCGAAGAGGGGCTGATCAGTGCAAAAGATCGGGACCTCTTTCACTATGCCGAGACAGCCCAGGAGGCGTGGGAGATCATTGCCACCAATCAGTCTGCGGGGCC
- a CDS encoding N-acetyltransferase, translating to MSEVLIRPARIEDVEAIAAFSAAMARETEGRMLDRDRLRYGTRSLLETPAHGFFVVAEHQGANERSVVGQLMVTYEWSDWRNAVFWWIQSVYVDPAWRRKGIFRKMHATVMATAKADPKVCGVRLYVESENRLAQEVYRKVGLKPSSYEVYETDFVLGHQQSLADRPDEA from the coding sequence ATGTCAGAGGTACTGATTCGGCCGGCGCGAATAGAGGATGTTGAGGCTATCGCGGCCTTCAGCGCCGCCATGGCGCGTGAAACGGAAGGGCGGATGCTTGATCGCGACCGGCTTCGTTACGGGACCCGTTCTCTGTTAGAAACACCCGCGCACGGCTTTTTTGTGGTAGCCGAGCATCAAGGAGCGAACGAGCGCTCCGTGGTAGGGCAATTAATGGTGACCTACGAATGGAGTGACTGGCGGAACGCCGTGTTCTGGTGGATTCAAAGTGTGTATGTCGATCCAGCGTGGCGGAGAAAAGGGATTTTTCGAAAGATGCACGCGACTGTGATGGCCACGGCCAAGGCTGATCCAAAGGTCTGTGGAGTCCGGCTGTACGTTGAGTCAGAAAATCGGTTGGCGCAAGAGGTGTATCGAAAGGTCGGGTTGAAACCATCCTCCTATGAGGTCTATGAAACGGATTTTGTCCTGGGACACCAGCAGAGTTTGGCGGATCGTCCAGATGAAGCGTAA